A window of the Cytophagaceae bacterium genome harbors these coding sequences:
- a CDS encoding VOC family protein produces MPKITHIAIYCLDLEKMRMFYEKYFGAKSNEKYINVTKGFESYFLSLEDGCALEIMTKLSVKDSPGKEEMLGLTHLAISVGSKAKVDELTILLEQEGFSVIGQPRTTGDGFYESVVLDPENNRLEITV; encoded by the coding sequence ATGCCAAAAATTACCCATATAGCAATCTATTGCTTAGACCTTGAGAAAATGAGAATGTTTTATGAGAAATATTTTGGTGCAAAATCCAATGAAAAATATATAAATGTCACCAAAGGTTTTGAGTCTTATTTTCTTTCACTTGAAGATGGCTGTGCTTTGGAAATTATGACCAAATTAAGTGTAAAAGATTCACCCGGAAAAGAAGAAATGCTAGGCTTGACGCATTTGGCAATAAGTGTTGGAAGTAAAGCAAAAGTAGATGAACTTACTATTTTGTTAGAACAGGAAGGATTTTCAGTAATTGGTCAGCCGCGGACCACCGGCGATGGATTTTATGAAAGTGTAGTTTTGGACCCGGAAAATAATAGATTGGAAATTACCGTCTGA
- a CDS encoding gamma-glutamyltransferase — protein MKKYLFLFFAISNLVTAQSFNNFPVQTQKPPLHGKHWMGITGKPLAAAAGSMIFSKGGNAVDASCAMLAATCTMWDVLSWGGETQALIYNPKSKKVIAINALGVAPTGATADFYKSKGYQYPPEYGPLAAVTPGTAGGLMTILAEYGTLSLKEVLAPAMQMAEGYPIEAQTANSIERGKDQIKQWPYSKKVFLPHLGEKREAPEAGEIFVQKDLWNTLNKLVQTEQEGLKKGKSRKEAIYAAYDRFYKGDIAEEIARGTQEQGGLITKQDLANWKVFIEEPLSTNYKGIDVYKLQQWTQGPAFLQTLNMLENFDLKGMGYNSTKYVHTLYQTMNLAFADRDFYYGDPYFPPSEPIKGLLSKEYAKERIKLINWEKNDPKAAPGDPYPFENKTNPFLDLLNDWQKLGKINTQGNPDKFLEEFTPGTTSVVATDEEGWVCSFTPSGGWVPACIAGNTGVGLSQRMQSFVLDAKENPFNVVEPGKRPRVTLTPSLAMKDGKPFLAFAKQAGDEQDQLLLQFFLNVVEFGMTVQEATEAASFKTYQMFSSFGKHEKKPGALTLNTQMPEWTVNNLKNMGYKIDFQSRTSGPINAIYFDWKHNSFWGGSSNHGEDYGIGW, from the coding sequence ATGAAAAAATACCTCTTCCTATTTTTTGCAATTTCAAACCTTGTCACGGCACAGTCATTCAATAATTTTCCTGTCCAAACCCAAAAACCGCCCCTGCATGGTAAGCATTGGATGGGCATTACAGGAAAGCCACTAGCCGCTGCTGCCGGTTCAATGATTTTTTCAAAAGGAGGTAATGCCGTAGATGCTTCATGTGCCATGCTTGCGGCCACATGTACTATGTGGGATGTACTTAGCTGGGGAGGTGAAACGCAGGCATTGATTTATAATCCAAAAAGTAAAAAAGTAATTGCTATCAATGCCCTTGGAGTGGCTCCAACTGGGGCTACCGCAGATTTTTATAAAAGTAAAGGCTACCAATACCCACCGGAATATGGTCCGCTGGCAGCGGTTACCCCCGGCACAGCAGGTGGTTTGATGACGATTTTAGCAGAATATGGTACTTTGAGCCTTAAAGAAGTTTTGGCTCCGGCAATGCAAATGGCTGAAGGATACCCGATTGAGGCTCAAACGGCCAATTCCATCGAAAGAGGAAAAGACCAGATCAAGCAATGGCCTTATTCTAAAAAAGTATTTTTACCTCATTTGGGAGAAAAAAGAGAAGCCCCTGAAGCCGGTGAGATATTTGTTCAAAAAGACCTTTGGAATACTTTAAATAAACTGGTTCAGACAGAACAGGAAGGACTAAAAAAAGGAAAAAGCCGGAAAGAAGCCATTTACGCTGCTTATGATCGATTTTACAAAGGTGACATTGCCGAAGAAATCGCCAGAGGAACACAGGAACAGGGTGGCTTGATCACCAAACAAGATCTGGCCAACTGGAAAGTTTTCATTGAAGAGCCATTAAGTACCAATTATAAAGGTATTGATGTGTATAAACTGCAGCAATGGACCCAGGGGCCGGCGTTTTTGCAAACACTCAATATGCTCGAAAACTTTGATTTGAAAGGCATGGGCTACAATTCTACAAAATATGTTCATACACTTTACCAAACTATGAATCTGGCCTTTGCTGACCGTGATTTTTACTATGGAGACCCATATTTTCCACCGTCAGAACCTATAAAAGGCTTACTTTCAAAAGAATATGCCAAAGAGAGAATCAAACTTATCAATTGGGAGAAAAACGATCCCAAAGCTGCACCCGGCGACCCCTACCCTTTTGAAAACAAAACCAATCCTTTCCTGGATTTACTAAATGATTGGCAAAAACTCGGAAAAATAAATACCCAAGGCAATCCTGATAAGTTTCTGGAAGAGTTTACCCCAGGTACTACCTCAGTGGTGGCCACTGATGAAGAAGGCTGGGTGTGCTCATTTACCCCTAGCGGTGGCTGGGTACCGGCATGTATTGCCGGAAACACGGGAGTAGGCCTCAGCCAAAGGATGCAATCTTTTGTTTTGGATGCTAAAGAAAATCCATTTAATGTGGTAGAACCCGGCAAAAGGCCAAGGGTTACCCTTACTCCCAGTCTGGCTATGAAAGACGGTAAGCCATTTTTGGCATTTGCAAAACAAGCCGGCGACGAACAAGATCAGTTGTTGTTGCAATTTTTCCTGAATGTGGTTGAGTTTGGAATGACTGTTCAGGAAGCCACTGAAGCAGCCAGTTTCAAAACTTATCAAATGTTTTCATCTTTCGGAAAGCATGAGAAAAAACCCGGTGCCCTAACGCTAAACACCCAAATGCCGGAATGGACTGTCAATAACCTGAAAAACATGGGCTATAAAATTGATTTTCAATCTCGTACCAGTGGCCCAATCAATGCCATTTACTTTGATTGGAAGCATAATAGTTTTTGGGGTGGCAGCAGTAATCATGGGGAAGATTACGGGATTGGGTGGTAA
- a CDS encoding carbohydrate binding family 9 domain-containing protein: MLHRFWIPFLLVSHVVFAQDAEVFKPSVEKVKIQATEISGHIKIDGKLDEHFWKNASPFSDFREIDPHQGKIPDHLTEARVLYNKHFLYFGIFNKDSLGKKSIRVIDFKRDFNPRTSDFLGLAFDGFKDHRNAMVFTTNPYGVQRDFLAFDDSYIDLDWDGLWKIRTSRTDSGWYAEYAIPWKTLRYSKSIDSTQTWGFNINRMRRMTFENYAMSLYPRSYSVLRMDYAGQLTGLKPPPPSTNIRIQPYVLSSFDFYENVKNKKPEDYGLKFGGELKWAITPNSVLDLTANTDFAQADADRQVNNVTRFSVFFPERRQFFLENSSLFGVSVAQASDMSGGSMRIQPFFSRTIGLDATGNPIPIDVGGRFVHRSLKNNFGGMLIKQRDNEKMPSTIFGVARYSRNFGKQNRVGGIFTAKNNLLNTNLIGTIDGFFRLTETHSLNWMLSGSKDTKLNMSGVAGAAQYFFTNNQWKIWSTHTIVTKNYNPEMGFVSRNDVIGTTPGIFWYNRGNWIPFKKLLRSYEPSLLVEVYHQASTLKLTESNVGISPLWFMLQNGGFFGHIFTPFYQNLTTGFSPLGVAIAAGKYSYNRHTFYYSTDGSKKLSFVWNGDYGKYFDGKLQTSDFRLNFAPLPHVALNVRFNRNKFIEVGEEKTSKNVDLWTLESRLALNPRLQLIGFYQRNIDQNANNVNLRLAWEYQPLSYIYLVLNKREFVSDLRPDQRAREDHAIAKISYLKQF; encoded by the coding sequence ATGCTTCATCGTTTTTGGATACCCTTTCTATTGGTATCTCATGTAGTTTTTGCCCAGGATGCAGAAGTTTTCAAACCTTCGGTTGAAAAAGTAAAAATTCAGGCCACTGAAATATCCGGTCATATCAAAATTGATGGAAAATTGGATGAACATTTTTGGAAAAATGCCTCTCCCTTTTCTGATTTTCGGGAAATAGATCCTCATCAGGGCAAAATACCTGACCACCTCACCGAAGCCAGGGTTTTGTATAATAAACATTTTTTGTATTTCGGAATATTTAATAAAGATTCTCTTGGAAAAAAATCCATAAGAGTAATTGACTTCAAACGAGATTTCAACCCCCGCACTTCAGATTTTCTTGGCCTGGCGTTTGACGGCTTCAAAGACCACAGAAATGCTATGGTATTTACTACCAATCCTTATGGCGTTCAGCGAGACTTTCTGGCTTTTGACGACAGCTACATAGATTTGGATTGGGATGGTCTTTGGAAAATCAGAACTTCCAGAACTGACTCCGGATGGTACGCTGAATACGCCATTCCCTGGAAAACCTTAAGATACTCAAAGTCAATAGATTCAACTCAAACCTGGGGTTTTAATATCAATCGCATGAGAAGAATGACATTTGAAAATTATGCCATGTCGCTCTATCCCAGGTCATACTCCGTTTTGAGAATGGATTATGCGGGTCAACTTACAGGTCTTAAACCTCCACCGCCATCTACCAATATCAGAATTCAACCCTATGTATTAAGTTCTTTTGATTTTTATGAAAATGTAAAAAATAAAAAACCTGAAGATTATGGACTTAAGTTTGGGGGAGAATTAAAATGGGCTATTACCCCAAATTCGGTTTTAGATTTAACGGCAAACACTGATTTCGCACAAGCCGATGCTGACAGGCAGGTAAATAATGTTACCCGATTTTCCGTGTTTTTCCCTGAAAGACGACAGTTTTTTCTCGAAAATTCATCCTTATTTGGCGTAAGTGTGGCTCAGGCAAGTGATATGTCGGGTGGCTCGATGCGGATACAGCCATTTTTCAGTCGTACAATTGGACTTGATGCCACAGGAAATCCAATACCGATTGATGTCGGTGGGAGATTTGTCCATCGTTCACTCAAAAACAATTTCGGCGGGATGCTGATTAAGCAAAGGGACAATGAAAAAATGCCATCCACTATTTTTGGAGTAGCACGGTATTCGAGGAATTTCGGGAAGCAAAATCGGGTAGGGGGAATTTTTACGGCAAAAAATAACTTACTCAATACCAATTTGATAGGTACGATAGATGGTTTTTTCAGACTTACTGAAACCCACTCATTAAACTGGATGTTATCGGGCTCGAAGGATACCAAACTTAATATGTCAGGTGTAGCGGGTGCGGCACAGTATTTTTTTACCAATAATCAGTGGAAAATATGGTCAACACATACCATCGTTACCAAAAACTACAATCCTGAGATGGGTTTTGTATCAAGAAACGATGTGATTGGTACCACACCGGGTATTTTTTGGTATAATCGTGGAAACTGGATTCCTTTCAAAAAACTGTTGCGATCGTATGAGCCAAGTTTATTGGTAGAAGTTTATCATCAGGCAAGTACACTTAAGTTGACAGAAAGTAATGTGGGGATTAGTCCATTATGGTTCATGTTACAAAATGGAGGATTTTTCGGACATATTTTTACCCCATTCTACCAAAATCTTACCACTGGATTCTCACCGCTAGGTGTAGCAATAGCTGCTGGTAAATATAGTTACAACCGCCATACTTTTTATTATAGTACAGACGGCTCAAAAAAACTAAGCTTTGTCTGGAACGGCGATTACGGTAAGTATTTCGATGGCAAACTGCAGACATCAGATTTCAGGCTAAACTTTGCTCCTTTGCCTCATGTAGCTCTCAATGTGCGGTTTAACAGAAACAAATTCATTGAAGTAGGAGAAGAAAAGACCTCAAAAAATGTTGATTTATGGACTCTGGAAAGTCGTCTGGCTCTTAATCCAAGACTGCAGTTAATTGGTTTTTATCAGAGAAATATTGATCAAAATGCCAATAATGTAAACCTTCGTCTCGCATGGGAATACCAACCCTTGTCTTACATTTATCTTGTACTTAATAAACGTGAATTTGTATCAGATTTGCGACCAGATCAAAGAGCCCGTGAAGATCACGCCATTGCAAAAATTAGTTACCTGAAACAATTTTAA